From one Verrucomicrobiia bacterium genomic stretch:
- the holA gene encoding DNA polymerase III subunit delta: MPPKTKQKLPGPEELQKRLKKPDFWFLYLTGEEEFRMRRAVGHWETLLRAKHPNLKIKKLFGTELDWGELANYLSGLSLFGEIQLFWIFEADKLRQAVRESLTRVLENYSGPHYLLFWGEEADSRLNFTKLFAERNLLFKFTPFSKPEQVTGWLMGYASERGLAVSPDVAQMLVEKLGTDLSLLSSEIEKLALAYDKLPPKEQLEKEITSQRRFFPWDLADALAKKDAARALLVLKSLREEGNSPGTIFYQLTEHYSKLLALVLSGDFSLRTVQEWKFYGFLHPTVLAQAKTLSKDSVLAAIEKLASAERQTRFEKIEPELVLETTVVQLCQNS, from the coding sequence ATGCCGCCCAAAACCAAGCAAAAACTTCCCGGCCCGGAGGAGCTCCAAAAGCGCCTCAAAAAACCGGACTTCTGGTTTTTGTATTTGACTGGGGAGGAGGAATTCCGGATGCGCCGGGCGGTGGGCCATTGGGAAACATTGCTTCGAGCCAAACACCCAAACCTGAAAATCAAAAAACTTTTCGGCACGGAGCTGGACTGGGGAGAGCTGGCCAATTATCTTTCCGGGCTTTCCCTTTTCGGCGAAATTCAGTTGTTCTGGATTTTCGAAGCGGACAAGCTCCGCCAAGCGGTAAGGGAGAGCTTGACGCGCGTTTTGGAAAACTACTCCGGCCCGCATTACCTGCTTTTCTGGGGGGAGGAGGCCGACAGTCGGCTCAACTTTACCAAATTGTTTGCGGAACGGAATCTCCTGTTTAAATTCACCCCCTTCTCCAAACCGGAACAGGTCACCGGTTGGCTCATGGGCTACGCCTCCGAGCGGGGACTTGCCGTTTCGCCGGACGTGGCCCAAATGCTGGTTGAAAAATTGGGCACCGACCTGTCGCTTCTATCTTCTGAAATCGAAAAACTGGCTTTGGCCTACGACAAGCTGCCGCCCAAGGAGCAGTTGGAAAAGGAAATAACCTCCCAGCGCCGCTTTTTCCCCTGGGATTTGGCGGATGCCCTGGCCAAAAAGGATGCCGCCCGCGCTCTTCTGGTTTTGAAATCCCTGCGCGAGGAGGGGAACTCCCCTGGCACCATCTTTTATCAGCTGACCGAGCATTACTCCAAGCTTCTGGCTTTGGTTTTGTCCGGGGACTTTTCGCTGCGTACGGTTCAGGAGTGGAAGTTTTACGGCTTTTTGCACCCAACCGTTTTGGCTCAAGCCAAAACACTTTCCAAGGACTCAGTTTTAGCAGCCATCGAGAAACTCGCCTCCGCCGAACGCCAGACCCGTTTTGAAAAAATCGAGCCGGAGCTGGTGCTGGAAACGACGGTCGTCCAGCTCTGTCAAAACTCATAG